One stretch of Mobula birostris isolate sMobBir1 chromosome 5, sMobBir1.hap1, whole genome shotgun sequence DNA includes these proteins:
- the trip6 gene encoding thyroid receptor-interacting protein 6, with amino-acid sequence MSGPTWHSPRTSGSAAEGAGPGPPLAFGQQQRLSGSSPLRNTGPALEQNGGLSAGAGRGRYPCPQTGPVPASCSEDPRLSRPSLVVAGDHRYPAGREEATLAPWNQTQPQAAPEIQSRAREKVMNRPSSIDAEIDCLTSMLADMQNNSPFGPRPRQSYDSGPAPFTPQPPPTTTPVPPPAPPKHAPPYRPLGQPAVAAATRAPRSLPQPVAAPYSTSTSAGPPPHVQVRVAQPVPTYAQPPRQASAPETTSSGWFPTPAHYPAGPDPRRGPEGVQALRRTDLPSYRVPGHPSHLAGKKGAYGEELPPAPALPSVGHPAKASFAVPGGAQHQTSRPEEELDRITKKLVHDMNNPPSEEYFGRCARCGENVVGDGTGCVAMDQVFHVECFTCMTCRCRLRGRPFYAVDKRSYCESCYINTLEQCSVCSKAIMDRILRAMGRAYHPQCFTCVVCHRCLDGIPFTVDATSQIHCIEDFHMKFAPRCSVCAKPIMPEAGQEETVRIVALDRSFHVNCYKCEDCGFVLSSEGEGCGCYPLDGHVLCKSCSARRIQHLSANVTTDC; translated from the exons ATGTCGGGCCCCACCTGGCACTCCCCCAGGACCAGCGGCAGTGCGGCAGAGGGCGCTGGACCCGGACCGCCCCTCGCGTTCGGACAGCAGCAGCGGCTCAGCGGCTCGTCCCCCCTCCGGAACACTGGCCCGGCGCTGGAGCAGAACGGGGGGCTGAGTGCTGGGGCAGGGAGGGGGAGATACCCCTGCCCTCAGACAG GGCCGGTACCTGCCAGCTGCTCAGAGGACCCCCGGCTGTCGCGACCGTCGCTCGTTGTGGCCGGAGACCATCGCTACCCGGCGGGGAGGGAGGAGGCGACCCTCGCACCCTGGAACCAGACGCAGCCACAAGCAGCCCCCGAGATCCAG AGCCGTGCCCGGGAGAAGGTGATGAACCGGCCCTCTAGTATCGACGCAGAGATAGACTGCCTTACCAGCATGCTGGCCGACATGCAGAATAACTCACCCTTCGGGCCCAGGCCCCGGCAG AGCTACGACAGTGGCCCGGCCCCCTTCACACCCCAGCCGccccctaccaccacccctgtcCCTCCCCCTGCTCCGCCAAAGCACGCCCCTCCCTATAGACCGCTAGGTCAGCCGGCTGTCGCCGCGGCAACCCGTGCCCCCCGCTCCCTCCCACAGCCGGTGGCCGCCCCCTATTCCACTTCCACCTCGGCTGGGCCACCCCCACACGTCCAGGTGAGGGTGGCGCAGCCCGTGCCCACCTATGCCCAGCCACCTCGCCAGGCCTCCGCCCCCGAGACTACCTCCTCTGGCTGGTTCCCCACCCCCGCGCACTACCCTGCGGGTCCGGACCCCCGACGCGGGCCGGAGGGGGTGCAGGCCCTGCGCAGGACTGACCTCCCCTCCTACAGGGTGCCAGGACACCCCTCCCACCTCGCCGGCAAGAAGGGGGCCTATGGTGAGGAGCTGCCACCTGCACCAGCCCTTCCCTCCGTTGGACATCCAGCTAAG GCCTCCTTCGCCGTGCCTGGAGGAGCACAGCACCAGACCAGCCGGCCAGAGGAGGAACTCGATCGAATCACCAAGAAATTGGTCCATGACATGAACAATCCTCCATCTGAAGAGTATTTTG GACGCTGTGCGCGGTGTGGAGAGAATGTGGTGGGAGACGGGACAGGCTGTGTGGCCATGGACCAGGTGTTTCACGTTGAGTGTTTCACCTGTATGACCTGCCGCTGCCGCTTGCGAGGGCGACCGTTCTATGCTGTGGACAAGAGGTCATACTGCGAGTCTTGTTACATT AACACCCTGGAGCAATGCTCAGTCTGTTCCAAGGCCATCATGGACCGGATCCTGAGGGCGATGGGCCGGGCATACCACCCCCAGTGTTTCACCTGCGTGGTCTGTCACCGCTGTCTGGATGGGATTCCCTTCACTGTGGATGCCACCAGCCAGATCCACTGCATCGAGGACTTCCAcat GAAGTTTGCTCCCCGCTGCTCTGTGTGTGCCAAGCCGATTATGCCCGAGGCGGGTCAGGAGGAGACGGTGAGGATTGTGGCCTTGGATCGGAGCTTTCACGTCAACTGTTACAAGTGCGAG gACTGCGGATTTGTTCTGTCCTCTGAGGGCGAGGGCTGTGGCTGTTACCCCCTGGATGGGCACGTCCTCTGCAAGAGCTGCAGTGCCCGGAGGATCCAACACCTCTCGGCCAATGTCACCACCGACTGCTGA